Within the Girardinichthys multiradiatus isolate DD_20200921_A chromosome 12, DD_fGirMul_XY1, whole genome shotgun sequence genome, the region AAATTACCTGTTcattccatcatctgaaaatgaaaagagcatgtcacagctgcaaacctaccaagaaatAATCGCACCTGAATTGACAGACTGGgcattaatcacagaagcagcGAGGAAACCCTTGGTAACCCTGGAGGAGGTAAATCTGTAGACATGCAGCTATTACAatgcattccacaaatctggcctccATGGATAAGagacaacagaaaatgtttaatgaaaGCCTTAAGGAGTTGTGTTTGCAGGTTGCTACAAGCCATGTTGGGGGCACAACAAACATTTTGGTCTAGAACGTTTTCGTCTACATGAAAACCACTATGCGTGGCAGAAAAGTAACTACATCAACCTGAGCACTCTGTCTGCACTGTTAAACATGGCTGTGGCAGCACCATAATGTGGGGATGTGATTCTTCAGCAAGGACTAGGACACTGGTTAGATTTTCATAGGAAAATGAATGCatctaaatacagagcaaaactgaaagaaaacaaggtTAGAGGTTGAAAAACCTGAGGCTGGGGGTGGAGGATCACTTTacacaggacaatgaccctaaacatacagccagagctgtaacggaatggtttagatcgaagagattagattagattggcccagtcaaagtaaagACCTAATTCAAATTTCAATCTGAAGCAAGACTTGAACATTGATTACAGATGTGGTCCATTCCATCTGACttagtttgagctattttgcaaagacaaataTCCAGAAACTTAAATTCTTAGATATCTAAACCTTGCAGAGAAATACCCCCAAATTCTTTCAGCTGTAACATTTCAAAAACAGTGTGTGTCTCTCATCCATTTCAATAtcagcactactttgtgttggattatgacataaaattttaattacaAAACACTGAAGCTTGTTGTTtgattgtaacatgaaaaatgtgaaataatacttttacaaggcattgTATGTGAATTGATCCCTAATTTGATCatgaaaatgacaacaaaaaaaaacttctttgGGTCTTTGCTCTAGCTCCACCTGTGTTCATTAAGACGCCACCAACTTTTGTGGAGGTTCTCCTCGGAGACTCGTTGACTCTTAGCTGCGGCGCCCACGGCAACCCTCGACCAACGATTGTCTGGCATAAAGATGAGAGTCCAAttgagaaacatgaaaaaataaaagtgagTCGCAGTATTTTAAATTAATACTACATAAGAAGGTATTTTTACAAGTGCAGTAACTTAATTGTTTCTTTGAAGAAAACTGCTTTGTTGTCTAAAAGGTCCTCcaccttttttctttatgtttgattATCGTGCATTTCTCTCTTACCCTGTCTTAGGTCCTGAATGGTACCCTCTCTCTGGCCACTGTCACAAGAAATGTTTCAGGAGTGTATAAATGCCACGTGTCTAACTCAGAGGGGAACCTGACCCACTATATGCAGCTGCAGGTTCAGGGTAATTAACGAAAGATCCATCATCAAACACATGCAAAATCACTGCATATCTGATGTAAAGGAAGCACGGTGGTGTTTGTATAAGAACACTCGGCTATTTGTTTCTTATCAGTTCAAAGTCTAGAGAAAAAAATTAGGCATGTTTGCGAGACACAGTTATATGCTTGTGTATACTGCCACCTACAGTTCATTCTGTGCTTTGCAGTGACTGAAAACTGACCAGCAGTCATTACTGATCAGTGCATTACTCCTTAAACAGGTCCTCCGATCATCCTCATCTCCCCTGAGGACACAACTCTCAATATGTCTCAGGATGCTGTTCTGCAGTGTCAGGCAGATGCTTACCCTTCAAACCTTACCTACGAGTGGCTGAAACAAGGACAGAACGTTTACCACATCGAGTGAGTCCACATCTATCAAGATGCTTAGCACAGGTGGAAATATCACATGGAGTATATTGTTACTACTCAGAAGGTTCTAGTTgtaaatatttgaagaaatcagTCAGCCGTTTTTCCAAAGCACACTGCTAATGTGACAAATGTATTTGAATTATCCATGAGATAATTATATCATACGATCATGAACAAGCTGGGACAAAGAAGATTGCTGTTTAAATTAATGTGCCATCTTCTAAAGCTTTCCAGCACATCCGATTATTGTTTTCTTCTcacatttaaaggtttttctgtaGCATACATTGTCATAAAATGCACAATGTTTTATATCTGTTGGTCTTAGGTCCCTTAAATCCAGAGTGAAGATTTTGGTGGATGGAACTCTTCTGATCCCTAATCTCATTCCAGAAGATGCTGGCAACTACACCTGTATTCCAACTAATGGAATACTGTCTCCACCCTCAGCTTCTGCCCATCTGAAAGTGAAACGTTAGTACCTTAACTTCTCATTCTGTATGGCGCTGCTCATCAGGGCTGCAGGGGGTGGATGTATTTTACAATATGCTCTGAGGAGAaagctttttttattctgttagaTCCTGCACGTGTAGGACGAATGCTGCGTGAAACCTATCTGCCAGCAGGAATGGAGGGGGTCATTTTCTGCCCTGTTCAGGCCGACCCGCCTGTTCTGTATGTAAACTGGACCAAAGACGGGAATGAGCTGAATCTTGACAACGTAAATGCTAGCGCCTTTTCTATAATTTGTGTTGATCAGGTTCTTAAAACCACCATAGAgttaatatttttgtcttttcccTCCTTTTACCTGTTTAGTTTCCAGGTTGGATGGTGAACTCAGAGGGCTCGGTGTTTATAGCAACAGCCAATGACAATGCTGTAGGCATGTACACCTGTACTCCTTATAACAGCTATGGCACAATGGGCCAGTCTGAGCCCACCAAAGTAATTTTACAGGTAAAGTTCCTATTTTCAGACATACAGTTCCGTGCAAAAGTATTtaaccccttgaacctttcctcATTTTGTAACTTTATAACCACAAGtttcagtatattttattgggatgttaTGTGAGACCAACGCAAAGCTCTACAGAGctataaagtggaaggaaattttTACATAcagaatattttacaaataaaaatctgtatgtGTGGCACTCATGTGTTCGGTACCCTGAGGCAATCCTTTGTACACCATCTTTTAAACAATAACAGAATACACCAAGTCTTTTTGATTATATCTCTAACAGCTTTtcgccatttttctttgcaaaacgaCTCTAGCTCATTTAGATTAGGTGGTACAGGATCTATGACAAGAcactttcaagtcttgccatgcAACACATTCTTTTATAGGTTTAGATCTGgcctttgactggaccattgtaGCACATGCATGTGCTTTCATCCAAACCACTAATTCTCCATACTCTGAGGATCAAACAAGCACCACCTTAGTAAAGTACCATTATGATATCAGGttttttaaaacagcagaaaagtAGAACTTTGACTTTCTCTGTtgtcattaaaaacaacaagaaaaacagaacaaaacgaaGAACAAAAAGTGTTCATTGATGCTTCATGTTTGAGTGAATTATGTTGTTTAATTGTATTTAGCATTTATACTCAGAACTAGGAATTTGTAAGAAAAATTCCcagtaacaaaaataaacagaaaatcccTGCGAAGTTGGAATTTTAAATGCAAGGTTGGAATTTTTTCCTGAACCCAACCTTGAAATTCAACATAGCTACTACACATTTAAACATACAGAAGTGAGAACATCAACTACCAAATGTTTATTCCTAGTACTATGAACCTCTATTGTCCTGAATGTGCCacaaaaatttacaaaatgctgagaaataatttttaagGCTTGTATTAGCAGGATTGGCGACTGAGCAAAGCAGTTAGCAAACTTCACTGGTTTTCCAAATTGAAACTGAAGCTTGGTTAATTTGGGTATGAAGTTATTCCCAGGTCCGAGTTCAGACTTCAGCACTAAATGGAAAGCAGCATAGAAAGGCCAGAAGTACTTTTTGCTTCTTAAAATATTCTGGTAGTTGGAATGTTCAGTGTGCTTTAACTACTCATCTTTCTTCTTGTTTCTGATCTGTCTGAATGGTTAGCTTAAAATGGTATATTTGCTGAGTATTTACCTTGTAAATAGTTGACACCATAATTCtataatattttgattaaattaaactTCCTTAGGCAGttgtttgcactggattttatataGGGGCATCAAGTCAAGtgggttgaatacaaattaacttttgaattttacacttttcatatttttatttggaaaaaaaactttgaagtaTAATTTCCTTTAACGTCACAATAGTGctttactttatgttggtctataacaGAAAAGTCCATTAAATGcgtttaagtttgtggttgtaacctgaaaaatatgaaacatttcgACACATTTACCTATATCTGGAGGTAAAAAAGTGTGACTTTTCCAGGATCCACCATCATTTCGAATCCCCCCTCTGCCAGAGTATCTCCAGGAGGTCGGCCGAGAGTTGATCATCCCCTGTGAAGCCAGTGGAGATCCTGTCCCAAACATAACCTGGAGCAAGGTATGAAAAAAAATTGACTTTTCTGGAGCCTCAGCCATGTCTGATGGATCGCTTATGTAAACTTCTTGGTGCTCTTCTTGACAGATTGGCCATAGTCCTCGTTCGCCGTACATTGTGTTGTCTAATGGATCCCTCTTGCTGCAGCCCCTGAGCAAAGATCACCATGGGGGCTGGGAGTGTTTGGCCACCAATCGTGTAGCCACTGTCAGTGCAGGCACTGTTGTCTTTGCACTGGGTGAGTGCATTAGTATTATCAATAATAAACAAGTattctataaataaatataatgctATTTGAAATGTGAATTTGCAGTATGAACAGTTTAGGTTTATAACAGCCTGTCTGTTGCTCAGGCACCAGTCCTCATGCTGTATCCTCAGTGACAGTTACCACAGAGATGAACCAGGCCAATGTGTCCTGGGTCCCAGGATTTGATGGTGGATTTACCCAAAAATTTACTGTGTGGTCAGTAGCATAAATTATGTCCAGTATAAAACATTTCCTACAACTAAAACAATTGACATGctttgattttatattttaaagggtgAAGCAAACATCCAGGGGGAAACATGAATGGGCATCTTTGCCTGTGCCAACATCCAAAAACTACCTGCTTGTGACGGGTTTACTCGCAGGCACTGGCTATCAGTTCAGTGTCCTACCTCAGAATAAACTCGGCTCAGGATCTTTTAGTGAAATTGTATCTGTACGGACTAAAGGTTTGTGCTGGTGAACTTTGGTTTGTTTTCCTCTCAGCATCCTAGTGTTATTTTGCTTTAAGTAAAGGTCACCTGTACACACTTACTGTCCTTTTAGCTGTGCCAACAGAGCTACCTAAAGCTGCCACAGGTCTCCCAGCCTTGGAACCTCCCATGCTGCTGTCGGCCAACCGGACCGGAAGAGGCATTCTCCTGCAGTGGCAGCCTCCTGAGGCTCCACTCTCTCCACTGACAGGTTTTGTGCTGCAGGCCCGCAGAGATCGGGGCCAGTGGGTCATCACTGTAAGCAACATCCATGCCAATCAGAGCGAATTACTTGTGCAAGGACTGCTAAGGGTGATTGTTCACTACTAGAAGTAAAGGAAACTGTTCACAAGAATGTTTGTTACATGGTCAAATAAACAATCTGTGTCTTTCTCAGGACTCGGTGTATGATTTGAGGTTGATGTCACGCAGCAACAAAGTGCTCAGTGAACCGAGTGAGTCTGTGAGTGTATCCACAGCAGGTaggcttttttattattatttgaactTATAATAAGTAAATATTACTGGATATTGACCAGATTCATTTTTTGTCTTAGGCACAGAATCTGAAATTATTCCTTCTGGTTTTTTTACAGGAATGGAGATTTACCCCCTCAGCCCTAGTTTCTTGGAAGTCATCCATGAACCGTTGATGGCTGGTGTGATAGGGGGAGCATGCTTTCTGTTTCTGGCCATCATCCTCTCGTTGGTGACAGCTTGCTATATGAGCAACAGGAGACAGCGGAAACGCAGAAAGAAAAGACAAggtaaaacacacatttttctctgtgaaaattcTGTTATTGTTTAGAAGGAATATATAATCATATCCTTTTAAATTGTGTTAAGACTGGCAGGTCATGATTCGTTTCCATGTCagtaaacagaaaatgtgtgaaaaggCGTGAAAGAGAAAGAGTTATCACAGCTAAGATGCCAAAAGGTATTGAGGACTGtgagaaatgtgagttcatATTTGGACAGTCATCAAGTGAGGAGAAGGAAGTCTGGAAAATATAGAAGTTTGGAGATTTGACAAACCTACACCTTACACAGTTTTAAAAGCCTTCTGAGGTGAGCCAGTCTGCTTGTAATTTACCACAGTAGGGAATGAATTACTgtgacaaataatttaaaacgcAGAAACTGCCAGAATTCAGGTAGTTGGAGGTTCTGAACAGCATTGTTACTCATACGCTCATTAACATTAGCACTAGAGATAGGCAATATGGacattttatcatgataatTTGTGGCATTTACTGTGATGATaataaaaagcaattaaaaatgaattaacaAAGAAAAGGAGCACACAGTAATTGCATCAAATCAtgtgttaaaatatatttaaaaactatgCTTTTATGGAATCAAAACTGAGGAAAAATGAGTAACACTTACAACCACACTGTCAGGTTTTGGGGTTTGCAGACTTTATCGATCTGATTTGTCATTGCCATGATAAATCAGAATTCTTAGCATGCTAACTTCTTTCCACGATAACGATAAACAGTACGATAACTTCCATCCCAAGTTGGCACATTCATTTCCTCTAAAATGCATTGTATTAGGGAGCTGTGCAGTGGTTATGCAAGTTTCACTTTTCTCTAGATAATCAGTAAAGGTTTTACTCATGACAGTCCATTTACAATTAGTATCCTTGCAACACTTTGGTGTTTGGCCTAGGGCTGAGTTTGGATGCACCAAACTTGAAATTTAACGCCCCACAAATACTACATTCAGGTAGTCCTTTACGATTGCAGCATTGCAAACCTGGATATGTTAATGACAATTGCTATTCAGTAAATAGTCTAGTTTGTCCCTCAAAAAGTCATTTCAAGCTATTGCTACTCATGTCGTGGATGGAGTGGAAACTTAACTATGTAGATGATTTATGCAGTCAAATGTTCTTTCCTTCATTTTGCTCagacactgaaaaaaacaagttgCTGCTGTAGGTAATTTTCGTGgatgaaaatgcaaaaaaaaccgTTTTGAGTgagcagttatttatttatttcattctgAAATGTGCAGATAGCAGTAGATGTTTTGTACTAACCAATGGatacataaaacagaaaaaaacatggtaATACAACTATTTTCTTTTGCCAGAGGACCTATATGCTCACAAACAACTGCTAATTCAAAGGTCTTGCTGCTATCTACACTAGTTATTTGTTATGAATGTGGCATGAACTGATCTTTAAATCCTTAAATTCAAGCTTCCAATTGTTTTAATATCTTAGGACAAATAATCTTTCTGGTGGGGGTTTTGTTGGTGGGTGAGGAGAAATCTGTCATATTCACCCGTGTACTTTCACATAGCTCACCTATGTCTCCTTTACAGAAAATCattgtaacattcatatatggAAGTGCTTAATCGGCTGTGTGGGTGTGACTCAAATTACAATATCTTCAGCAAACTGTGCTGTATTTGCTTGAAAAAGTAATGGAAAGGCTAAATGcgtttattttatgtttcatacttttttcgGTATAATGGCCTtgctgcttttctttcttttagacCTGCCAGCTGCTCTTCAGAAGAGCCCATCTCACGAGTAAGTGTCTTGAATATATTAATACGCAATACCCTTAAATTGTCCTTAATTACCATGTCCTTACATTCTCCATCCCTAATGTTTAAAGCTGTCGTTTCTTTATCTTCCTCAGAACACAGTCACCATCACGCAGCCCAGACAGTGTCCTCAAGTTTAAACTTTGTCCACCTCTTCCCTTCTTTCCCAACTCCACATCATCACAATGTGATCGCTCCTCGTTTGACAAAGGCAGCCGTGGGGAATACCACGATCAGAGGAAACAGCTTTTGTCCAACTCGTCTCCTCCACCTCATTACACGCTCTTTGAGAGTCACCTGGGTTCTCAAGCGCCTTCACCGACTGCTCTGGAGTCAATTTCCCGAGGCCCAGACGGGCGCTTCATTGTTCAGCCACTGCCGGAGGGTTCAAGTCCTTCCAATAAAAACAGTATAAAGAAGCATGTCCTGCAAAGTAATGGGAGCGTAAGCGGGTTGGGGAGCAACAGGACGTCAATCAGGGACTCTCCAAAGTCAAGCATTTTGAGCTCAGAGAAGGATGAGAGGAAGGAATCTCCTCTGACGGTGGACGTTCCAGAGTTAAGCAGACCTCCTGCATCCCCTGGTAGAGTACGAGCCATGGCAAGAAACTTCTCCCGTCACGGCTGCTTCTACTCCGATGATGAACAAGGCTCCGAGACTCTTCTGGAAAGAGTCAGCTTTTACTCCGATAACAGTGAGAGAAAGCCCACTGATTCCCTACGGAGGTACCGCATGCTGGGCAACACTGAAGACCTGTTCTCCAGTTTGGGGAGGAGAACAAGACTGCTTGATAGAGACAGACCCCATGATAGAGGTTACCAACCCATGGAGAGCCACCTGAGTGACAACAGCACCCTGGTCTCCCAGCTTGAGAGCGAGCTGAAGAGGGATAGTGTTAATAAGTGTGTCCAATTGGCAAAGGAGAGGGAAGAAATTGAGAGGGAGTTGAAGAATTTCACAACTGATCAAAGACATCACAGTCGAGTGAGGGAAGAGCCTTCTCCATCCAGTAAAACAGAAGATCCTCAACGGGATGAGCCCGAATCAGTGGAAGAACCTGTGTGGAAACCTCAAGAAGTTACAATCAGACAGAAGTACGGGCCCTCAGATATGACAAGTCGGGTTTCTGACTATAGGAGAGCGTGCTACTTTGGAAACACTAGCAGCCCGCTGAACAGGCTCCCCACATCTCATATTCAATGGGACATTAGCCCTGTTACATCTGTCACCAGCCTCATTCCTGTTAAGACTCCTCGTGAGGCCATGTCCCCCGTGCCATCTAGACAAACCACAGAGGACTCTCTTGCTTTAGATTCATTGAAATCGTCGGTCACCCAGAATACCTCCCTGCCCATGCTCTCCCCTGATGCCACACCAGATAAAGCTAAGTCATTGAGTCCCCCGAAAAAGCAAGAGGCATGCACTAAGTTTGACACCGAGCAGATCTTAGCGGAAGAGACACAGGACGTAGGTGTTGTTTCTAGATCAAGGAGCCTATTAGCTTTTCAGCTGCGGGATTTAGCCATCACAGATAGACCTGAAGGTTCAGCTTCTGTACAGTATAACCAGACTGAGAGAACAGCAGATGCAGATTACACAACCACAAGGGATCCCAGTCCCTGTAGTTCTTCAATCTTACACTACGATCATCATAAAGTAGGAGCCAAGTCCAAAGACAGAGAAACTCAGGGCCGCAATGACCAGCGAGCTTCAGGGTTTTACTCGGAGTTGGAGAGGGAAGGTGTCCGAACACGCTCCAGGAGGAGTGACAAATGTCTCCTCCCTGACAGTCCTAGCCCGATCTCAACCTTAACTCTTTTCGAAGAAGTCGGGAGTGACCAGTCTCAGTTTTTAGTTCCCGAAATGTCCGACTCCCTTAAAGCCAAGTCCACAACGCTGTCCCCCAAAatgtccccaaaccagacaagTGCAATCCTTGAATACCTGAGCCTTCCAGGTTTCATTGaaatgagtgtggatgagcctGTGGAAGAGGTTCAGGTGACCAACACTACCAAACAAAGCGCAGAACAAAAACCTGAAGAAGAATCTGTTGTTGCAAAACCTGATGTAGTTCCTAGAAACTGGGAGGTTCGTGTTcaggaaaacaaagaaactgtGTCATGTCAGAAACAATGTGATTCTCTGGGTGCATCAGATTCCAGCTTTGATGCTTCTAAAAAACAAGGGAATAGGAGATCCCCTCATGTTGAAACCAGAGTAAGATTCCCTGATGACCCAAGGCCGTCCTCATCGGGCCCAGAAAAAACAAGCAGGGAGCTCTATGATGAGAAAACAAGGATTCGAGGAGGGAATATCTGCGCCGGCAGGCCTGAATCCAGACTTGGGTCCAGGTCCGCTCACACCTTATTCAGTGCAGCTAAAAGCATGGCAGACATTGTGTCAAAGCATTCTCAGAGATGTGTGAACAGTGATGACTTTTTATCAGAGCAGCCCCAAATACAAGCTTCTCAGGGAAGCAGGACAAATAAAATAGTGTCGCGAATAACTCAAGCCCCTGTGCCATTTCTAAAGAAATCCTTAAGCCTTGGTCCCTGTAGGACTCTCTCAGGTGTGACTCAACCTCGCCCTTACCTTAAGAAATCCATCAGCTTAGGCTCTCAGAGGTGGGAGCACTTTGAAAGCCCGAGAACATATATTTCTGAGAAATGTTACTGGGATGAGCTCCCAAACCCAGATGAGAGGGTAAAGTCCTACAGTTTGGGCCGCATGCCCTCTACCCTCCCTACATTGGGCCCCTGCTGGAGAGAATACATCCCATTTCGACGTCCCAGCATGGGGAGCTTAGAGAGGCCCCACCTCGCACAAAGATCTTTCGCTAGTCCTTCCTACCTCACTCCTATGTACCCACCTAGACAAACCTTAATGTCTCCAATGCTTGAGCCCTCAGATCCTCGACGCCAAGCTGCCATTTTCCCTGAATCCTCTAGGTGGTCCCCCTCTTATCAAGACACACTGAGGCCTATCCAGCATCAGTATGTCCCTACGCTGACCTCTAATCCTCTACCATACGACCAGCACTGGCCAGATTCCAGAGGAGAAAGCTTGAGACATTTTGACACCAGAATAGGCCCTCCAAGATCCTACTTGCCCAGGGGCATCAGCTGGCCTTCTCCTTATTACTCTGCCTTCCCCCCCAGGGAGGGAGAAAGCTACAGACATCCAGACAGGATGATGGGGAGGGGCGGGGATGCTGAGATCAGGGGGAGGGCCAGTTATGCCAGTCAGAGCAGTGGTAGAGGCAGTGCTGGTCTCTTCAGACAGTCCCTGTCCATCACTCCCACCCTCCTCAGCTCACCAGAAACCACAGAGGAACATGAACGCCACAGAGCTGAGATGGAGCTGGCTGAGAGGAGGGTGAAAAGGTGAAAGACCACCACTAACATCTGGAATGATTAACGATATGGAGCTTCCTCTCTTCAGAAGGATTTATATTTATGATGTCAAACTAACACTTATTGTGAgacttttgtttcatgtttcataCCTGTCTGTTTTCTGACCTCTTTTTGTGTATCTCATTAGAAGGAACACATCAGTAGATGAAAGTTATGAGTGGGACTCTACTGATGCATGTTTGGACTCCGAGGTCCTGGAGGCCACGAAGTCTGACCAGTCTCAAGCTGGTTTTCAGAGAGGCAGGAGGGAAATGGGATCTGATCAAACTGGTGGCCTCCGGGATCAGCGACAGAAAGGTGATAACTTCTTTTacatttgagtttttttaatgttgcatGAGTGATTGCCTAATGTCACAGTGCTGCATGTGTTCCACATATGTCCCAGTGCTATGATTCTTTTTAGCTCATCCCATGACATTTCCCCCCATGCCTTTCCTGTCCCTGATGCCCACCCAGGCCCACCTCCCCCTGTCTACCCTCCTCGCTCGCTAAGTGAGGCACGCTTCAACGCTCTCCGCCTGGAGTACCAAGAGTACAGGCGGGCTCAGGGGTCCACCTGTGCCCGAGAGCCATGCTTCCACCCTGGCCACGATTCGGACTCTGACTCCAGCTCAGCGCTGCTCTAGCAGCTGAACTCGGTCCGTTACTCTGCCTGACCCTCAcaccttttttttccctcattttTCTACCTGTCACTGTTTGCCTGCTTCAATCCTGCTTGCATGTAGTAGTTACAGAGTagcttgtgaaagtattcataccgcatgaatcttttcacattttctaacGTTACGATCCAAAATCTGAAGgtattgcattttaattttatttgacagGCCATCACAatgttgtgcataattgtgaagtgaaaggaatcAGAAAAGTCTGACCTGGActagtattcagccccccttaCATAATACGTTGTAGTCctaccttttgctgcagttatagctgTAAGTCTTTGCACATCCAGAAACTAAAACGTTTGCCTGTTCTTAATGGTAAAATAGTTCAAATCCATTTAGATTGGCTGGTTAAATGACCATAAATGAACAGAGATCAAAAACTTTCTGGCACAACCTCACCGACATTCCGGGGTGCATGGAGAGGGACAAAGATCTAGAGTTTCAGCTACTCCAGTAACATTTTGAAGAACAGAGAAACCAGCTACATGAAAGGATTAACACGTTGCGGCTTGTGGCCTTCATGAGGGTTTTGACCCTTGTCTGCCTAAGTGCTTTTTCTTCCTGCTGCTTTACAAGCTTTACATGTAAAGCTGCAGAGCTTTACAGCAACCTTGAAGCTTCACCATACCGTCTGTGAACATAAATTGTCATGTCTTGCAACAAATTCTCAATTGTGGATATATGTCTGGACATTAGCTGTGCCATTGCAATTTATGAATGCGCTTTGTTCTAAACCATtcagttgtagctctggctttatgtttagggttgttgtcctgcaggaaggttAACCTCTTCCCTACTGTCAAGTCTttgaagcctctaacaggttctcTTACAGGATTGTCCTCTAattagctctgaccagcttcccgctcttcctgctgaagaacagcatgatgcagccccTGCCATGTTTCCCTAGTTAGATAGTGtattcaggatgatgtgcagtgttagctttcTTGCCACTAttctataaaggccagattcaTGGCTGCTTatttgattaatgttctccagTTGCTTAAATGAACTGTTATTTATGTTAGGCAAAGTAAAGAGGACTGAAAACATATGCATGGCACTCTTTGCCGTTCTTTGAAAACCTTGTGCcattttccatccacttcacagttatgcaccactgtgttggtctattacataaaatgcaaataaaatacattgtagtctgtggttgtaacatgactaaTCAAAAGAAACTTGATGGCTATAGATGTAGATTCCTTAATCAGTccttctttcaaatgttttaatctTGTTTTAGGGCTTTTCTCTGATGCTCTtctgctctctctctgtctcatcTGCAGGTGCATCAAAGACAGAAACCAAATAGCAGTTATACTGAGCAGACAACCGCACCATGGTCCTAAACACTGGAAACATTTAATTCTTGTTAAAGATTTTAATCTTCTGTTGCAGCAGCTTCAAGAGAAGCTGTTTTCAGTCTTGTTCTGCTTGATTTTGTTTCAGTGTGCTTTGCATAGTGAAAAAGCGACAATCGGATAAAGTGAAGGGATGAAATGGTAATGTTCACAGTTCGAAAT harbors:
- the igsf9b gene encoding protein turtle homolog A isoform X1 produces the protein MGLERRCLQAVTTAVAICLLSVSQGLASLVHAREGGSAELDCSLTPSSKEATTPNLFPLHVVEWVRLGYNVPVLIKFGVYAPRVHPNYKGRVSLTRGASLLVERLTLEDEGWFECRILLLNSRTDNFQNGTWTFLSITAPPVFIKTPPTFVEVLLGDSLTLSCGAHGNPRPTIVWHKDESPIEKHEKIKVLNGTLSLATVTRNVSGVYKCHVSNSEGNLTHYMQLQVQGPPIILISPEDTTLNMSQDAVLQCQADAYPSNLTYEWLKQGQNVYHIESLKSRVKILVDGTLLIPNLIPEDAGNYTCIPTNGILSPPSASAHLKVKHPARVGRMLRETYLPAGMEGVIFCPVQADPPVLYVNWTKDGNELNLDNFPGWMVNSEGSVFIATANDNAVGMYTCTPYNSYGTMGQSEPTKVILQDPPSFRIPPLPEYLQEVGRELIIPCEASGDPVPNITWSKIGHSPRSPYIVLSNGSLLLQPLSKDHHGGWECLATNRVATVSAGTVVFALGTSPHAVSSVTVTTEMNQANVSWVPGFDGGFTQKFTVWVKQTSRGKHEWASLPVPTSKNYLLVTGLLAGTGYQFSVLPQNKLGSGSFSEIVSVRTKAVPTELPKAATGLPALEPPMLLSANRTGRGILLQWQPPEAPLSPLTGFVLQARRDRGQWVITVSNIHANQSELLVQGLLRDSVYDLRLMSRSNKVLSEPSESVSVSTAGMEIYPLSPSFLEVIHEPLMAGVIGGACFLFLAIILSLVTACYMSNRRQRKRRKKRQDLPAALQKSPSHETQSPSRSPDSVLKFKLCPPLPFFPNSTSSQCDRSSFDKGSRGEYHDQRKQLLSNSSPPPHYTLFESHLGSQAPSPTALESISRGPDGRFIVQPLPEGSSPSNKNSIKKHVLQSNGSVSGLGSNRTSIRDSPKSSILSSEKDERKESPLTVDVPELSRPPASPGRVRAMARNFSRHGCFYSDDEQGSETLLERVSFYSDNSERKPTDSLRRYRMLGNTEDLFSSLGRRTRLLDRDRPHDRGYQPMESHLSDNSTLVSQLESELKRDSVNKCVQLAKEREEIERELKNFTTDQRHHSRVREEPSPSSKTEDPQRDEPESVEEPVWKPQEVTIRQKYGPSDMTSRVSDYRRACYFGNTSSPLNRLPTSHIQWDISPVTSVTSLIPVKTPREAMSPVPSRQTTEDSLALDSLKSSVTQNTSLPMLSPDATPDKAKSLSPPKKQEACTKFDTEQILAEETQDVGVVSRSRSLLAFQLRDLAITDRPEGSASVQYNQTERTADADYTTTRDPSPCSSSILHYDHHKVGAKSKDRETQGRNDQRASGFYSELEREGVRTRSRRSDKCLLPDSPSPISTLTLFEEVGSDQSQFLVPEMSDSLKAKSTTLSPKMSPNQTSAILEYLSLPGFIEMSVDEPVEEVQVTNTTKQSAEQKPEEESVVAKPDVVPRNWEVRVQENKETVSCQKQCDSLGASDSSFDASKKQGNRRSPHVETRVRFPDDPRPSSSGPEKTSRELYDEKTRIRGGNICAGRPESRLGSRSAHTLFSAAKSMADIVSKHSQRCVNSDDFLSEQPQIQASQGSRTNKIVSRITQAPVPFLKKSLSLGPCRTLSGVTQPRPYLKKSISLGSQRWEHFESPRTYISEKCYWDELPNPDERVKSYSLGRMPSTLPTLGPCWREYIPFRRPSMGSLERPHLAQRSFASPSYLTPMYPPRQTLMSPMLEPSDPRRQAAIFPESSRWSPSYQDTLRPIQHQYVPTLTSNPLPYDQHWPDSRGESLRHFDTRIGPPRSYLPRGISWPSPYYSAFPPREGESYRHPDRMMGRGGDAEIRGRASYASQSSGRGSAGLFRQSLSITPTLLSSPETTEEHERHRAEMELAERRVKRRNTSVDESYEWDSTDACLDSEVLEATKSDQSQAGFQRGRREMGSDQTGGLRDQRQKGPPPPVYPPRSLSEARFNALRLEYQEYRRAQGSTCAREPCFHPGHDSDSDSSSALL